From Armatimonadota bacterium:
GTCCATCATCGACGGCATTCTGTTCTTAACTCGCCAAAACAACACCGACGTGCGTGGGCGAGTACTAAAGGACTAATCGCCAATGCAAAATTGCATCCCGTTCGTCTAACCTTGTGATTAGGGGAAATTCATGCGAAATCTGCTCTTGCTCTCATCGGTGATCTTGGTAACTAGCGCAAATAGTGCGTTGATGCCACGCGCCGAGTCACTGACTCTGCAAATCAAAATGGAGAGCGGTGGCACGATTGCGATCAAACTGAATTCCACAGGAGCCCCCAAGGCAGTCGAGAGAATCACCAGCCTGGCCAAATCCGGGTTCTACGACGGCCAAAAGTTCTTCAAAGTCGTCAAATCGCCGAAGCCATTTCTAGTTCAATTTGGCGACCCCAACAGCCGCAACAAGTCGATGGACGACCCAGACCTCGGTAAGTACAAAACCGGCGTACAGGTCCCGTTTGAAGACAGCGGATTGAAGCACGTCCGGGGCGCGGTAGGGCTCGCTCGGCTCGGCGAAAACAAGAATTCCGGCGACACCCAGTTCTACATCATGTTGGATTCGGCGCCGTTCCTCGACGGTCAATACACCGTTTTCGGCAACGTATCCAGCGGGATGAACGTCGTCGACGGCATCAAGCCCGGAGACACCGTGGTTAGCGTCAAAGTCGTCAGCGAATAATCCCTCGGGTACGCTGAATGCGTGATTCGACCACCGCTAAAGTCCCCTGGGGCGCTGCTTCGTCAACAGTTTGAGTCTGGCATCGTGGTGATGCCCGGAGCGTTTTCGGCGCTCTCCGCCCTCGCCGCGACCAAGCAAGGCGCGAAGGCGGTCTATCTCAGCGGCGGCGCAATCACCAACAATCTGCTCGGGATGCCCGATATCGCTCTCACCACCCTCAACGAAATGAGCACGGTGGCGGCGCAAGCGTGCCAAGTCGCGCCAGTGCCGATCATTTGCGATGCGGATACCGGGTTTGGCGAAGTTTGGAACACCACTCGCACCGTCATCGAGATGGAGCGCGCCGGGCTGGCAGGGATTCACCTTGAAGACCAAGTGAGCCCGAAGAGGTGTGGGCACCTGGACGGCAAGGACCTCATCTCTTGCGCCCAAATGGAATCCAAGATTCGGGCTGCCGTGGAGGCTAAATCTGATCCGAGCTTTATGGTTTTGGCGCGCACCGACGCGCGCGGTGTCGAATGGATCGAATCGGCGATTGACCGGGCGAAGGCATATGTGCAGGCTGGGGCAGACGGCATCTTTCCCGAAGGTCTGGTCAGCGAGTCCGAGTTCGCTCAATTCCGCGAGGCACTGCCCGGAGTTCCGATGCTGGCGAACATGACCGAATTCGGCAAGACTCCACTGATCACCGCCAACGCGTTTGAAAATCTCGGCTATCAGATGGTGATCTTCCCAGTGACCGCTTTGCGCGTGATGTTGAAGGCGATCGAGGAGTTCTATGCCGACCTCCTTGCAACTGGAACTCAGGCGGGATACATGGACAAAATGCGCACCCGCGCGGAGCTGTACGCAACCATCGACTATCCCGAGTATGAGGGCAAAGACCTCACTTGGAAGTCGTAGCGGACATTTTGAGAAAAATTCAAAAAAGTATTTCAAATGACAGGAAACCGTCTTATAATCCGGACAGGAGTAAAGACAATGTCAAATTTACTTAGAACATCACTCATCAGCGCAGTCTCCGTATTCCTGACTGCAGCGGCGTTCGGTCAGGCGAACTCCGACGAGCACGATCCGCTTCCTGGAAATCTTCAACGAGGAGGTGTGAATATCTCGAATGTGTGGGCGTGCAACTACCGATACAGCTTAGGACAGCCCACTTACAACATCAAACGCGCAAAGGTGATGCTCGATTATGGCGATCCTGGTCATACTTGGCACGATTTCGACCGCATTGCTAGCGGTACCAATGGACTACGGTTTGGACATATTAGGATTGCAATCGATCCGGTGGCTTTCGGAGCCGATCATGGCAGTCCAGAATGCAACTTGTCGGATTGGAGCTGGACGGGCTGGTGTAATACGAACAATAACGGATGGCAGACCGTCAAGCCATCAGAAAATTTCAAGGAGCTCGCCCGAGACATCATTGAAGCTAAAGCTCGCGGATTGGATGTCATCATCGACTTACACCCAATCTACGTTTCAGAGTACGACTTCCACAAGCAGTGGTACAACCAGTCCGCGACTAGTTGGCCAAGGGGTGGGTTGTATGTCGAAGATTTGTGCACTGCGCAGTCCATCCTGCCTATTCACACTGGTGAATCCGTTCACCCACTCCCACGTTTTTGGAAGAGCTTTGTTTACAACCTTCGAACTAAGCTCGACTACATGTATCAGAACTTCTTCCCAAACCTCTGTGTAAGCACGGAGGAGGACCCATATTATCCTTTGAAAGGAGTGCATTTTGAGATCCTCATTGAGCCGTTTGTGAACTTCTTCGCGGGCGGCGGCCCAAGGTATACGGTCGGAATTAGCGGTAACCATCAGTTTAGCGACTATAAACTCTGGAGATACAATATGTTGCCGATCTGGAAAGAGCTTCAGAAGTCCGCCATAAGTGCAATTTACAGCGAAGCGGACCCGAATTATTGCCGGGTCATTGCGACAACGTACAATTCACTCTTCGATAGTTACGATGTAGTAAAGGATCCCACACCTGGAAGTACCGATACTTACCAATTCGAACCATTTAAAGGTGATGATTTCCCAGGTGGCATGGATTATGCTAGGAGAGTCGTCTATGCTTATCATCCGTACTTACCGTTTTATTTCACCCACCCACACGTCGCTTCGTCCTACTACATAGAAAATCGATACTATTACAAACCTAGAGATTTCGAAAACAGCTTCGATAACGCTATTGCGCCCAGGTACAAGGATAATGTGCTTAAGGATGATCCCACTCCTGGAGAGGACCCTCCGCAAACATATGTCGTTGTCAACAATTGGCGAAAGAATTATGATGCACCTATGATTGCTACCGAGTTAGGCGCCCGAACTGACGGCACAGCCGGGAACGACTTTGGAGTCGATTCAAACGGGGCTGAACCAATCGGTTATGGCCCGAGAGCGGGATTCTGGACCCAGCGCGATTTTTACCATCACGATATGCGAACACAATTGGCTAAAGACAATTCCGGTTGGACAATGTTTGACTATATTGGCAAATGGGGCGCAATGACCAACCGTTATTTAGATTGGTTCAAAGCCGATTCAACAGCCCACCCTCCCTATGACGATATCCCCGACCTCTTTGTGCGCGGAGCTCGGAACCCTGGAGGTGAACTTGATTACAAAATGGTTGAGGCACTGTTTGGTGACAATCGGCCATCAGAACCGAACCCGGATGAGTGAAATGAATACAAAATTGATTCTT
This genomic window contains:
- a CDS encoding peptidylprolyl isomerase: MRNLLLLSSVILVTSANSALMPRAESLTLQIKMESGGTIAIKLNSTGAPKAVERITSLAKSGFYDGQKFFKVVKSPKPFLVQFGDPNSRNKSMDDPDLGKYKTGVQVPFEDSGLKHVRGAVGLARLGENKNSGDTQFYIMLDSAPFLDGQYTVFGNVSSGMNVVDGIKPGDTVVSVKVVSE
- the prpB gene encoding methylisocitrate lyase, whose translation is MPGAFSALSALAATKQGAKAVYLSGGAITNNLLGMPDIALTTLNEMSTVAAQACQVAPVPIICDADTGFGEVWNTTRTVIEMERAGLAGIHLEDQVSPKRCGHLDGKDLISCAQMESKIRAAVEAKSDPSFMVLARTDARGVEWIESAIDRAKAYVQAGADGIFPEGLVSESEFAQFREALPGVPMLANMTEFGKTPLITANAFENLGYQMVIFPVTALRVMLKAIEEFYADLLATGTQAGYMDKMRTRAELYATIDYPEYEGKDLTWKS